In Prosthecochloris sp. GSB1, the following proteins share a genomic window:
- a CDS encoding NADP-dependent isocitrate dehydrogenase — MAKIIYTKIDEAPALATYSLLPIIQAFTKGTGVDVETRDISLAGRIIANFPENLTGEQRIADYLSELGELAQTKEANIIKLPNISASIPQLQAAIRELQSKGYDVPNYPEDPKNDAEKEIRARYAKVLGSAVNPVLREGNSDRRAAASVKRYAQNNPHRLRAWDAGSKAHVTHMDGGDFYESEKSATMKSADTVRIEYVGADGTTEVLKDGLALQEGEVIDTSIMNVGKLREFFAAKIEEAKQQGLLLSLHLKATMMKVSDPIMFGHAVSVFYKDVFDKHGDTLKELGVNVNNGLGDVYAKIQSLREEKRTEIEADIQAVYKNRPALAMVDSDKGITNLHVPNDIIIDASMPVVIRDGGKMWGPDGELHDTKAMIPDRCYATMYQEMLEDCQKNGAYDVSTMGSVSNVGLMAQKAEEYGSHDKTFEAPGDGTIRVVDASGNAMLEQKVEPGDIFRMCQVKDAPIRDWVKLAVNRARATGSPAVFWLDSERAHHVELIEKVNAYLKEHDTSGLELLIMSPVEAMRFSLERIRQGKDTISVTGNVLRDYLTDLFPILELGTSAKMLSIVPLMNGGGLFETGAGGSAPKHVQQFLKEGHLRWDSLGEMLALGVSLEHLASTFGNEKAQVIAEAVDQAVGQYLENGKSPSRKVNELDNRGSHFYFALYWAQALAAQDKDQELKAKFAGVAEEMAKYEQKIVDELNAAQGDPNDVGGYFMPDDAMASKAMRPSATLNAIIDGLL, encoded by the coding sequence ATGGCGAAAATCATTTATACCAAGATTGACGAGGCTCCGGCCCTGGCGACGTACTCGCTTCTGCCGATTATCCAGGCTTTCACCAAAGGCACTGGTGTCGATGTCGAAACCCGGGACATTTCGCTGGCAGGCAGGATCATCGCGAACTTTCCCGAAAACCTGACCGGGGAGCAGCGTATTGCGGATTATCTCTCGGAGCTCGGTGAACTGGCGCAGACCAAAGAGGCGAACATCATCAAGCTGCCGAATATCAGTGCATCCATTCCGCAGTTGCAGGCGGCGATCAGGGAACTGCAGTCGAAGGGCTACGATGTTCCGAACTATCCCGAGGACCCGAAAAACGATGCCGAAAAGGAAATCAGGGCCCGCTACGCCAAGGTGCTCGGCAGCGCCGTCAACCCGGTGCTTCGCGAAGGGAACTCCGACAGAAGGGCGGCCGCTTCGGTCAAGCGCTACGCCCAGAACAATCCGCACCGCCTGAGAGCTTGGGACGCGGGTTCGAAAGCGCATGTCACCCACATGGACGGCGGTGATTTCTACGAAAGCGAGAAGTCTGCCACCATGAAATCGGCAGACACGGTTCGCATCGAATACGTGGGCGCCGACGGTACGACCGAAGTGCTCAAGGACGGCCTCGCGCTGCAGGAAGGAGAGGTTATCGACACCTCGATCATGAATGTCGGCAAGCTCCGCGAATTCTTCGCCGCGAAGATCGAGGAGGCCAAGCAGCAGGGCCTGCTGCTCTCGCTGCACCTGAAGGCGACCATGATGAAGGTTTCCGATCCCATCATGTTCGGTCACGCGGTTTCGGTTTTCTACAAGGACGTGTTCGACAAGCACGGCGACACCCTGAAGGAGCTCGGTGTGAACGTCAACAACGGTCTCGGTGACGTCTACGCCAAGATCCAGTCGCTTCGCGAAGAGAAGCGCACCGAGATAGAAGCCGACATCCAGGCCGTTTACAAGAACCGGCCCGCGTTGGCGATGGTCGATTCCGACAAGGGCATCACGAACCTGCACGTTCCCAACGATATCATCATCGACGCCTCCATGCCTGTGGTCATCCGCGACGGCGGCAAGATGTGGGGCCCCGACGGCGAACTCCATGACACCAAGGCCATGATTCCCGACCGCTGCTACGCCACCATGTACCAGGAGATGCTCGAGGACTGCCAGAAGAACGGCGCGTACGACGTCTCGACGATGGGCAGCGTCTCCAACGTCGGCCTGATGGCGCAGAAAGCCGAGGAATACGGTTCGCATGACAAGACGTTCGAGGCTCCCGGCGACGGGACCATCCGCGTTGTCGACGCTTCGGGCAATGCTATGCTCGAGCAGAAGGTGGAACCGGGGGATATCTTCCGGATGTGCCAGGTCAAGGACGCCCCGATTCGCGACTGGGTCAAGCTGGCCGTCAACCGCGCGCGGGCGACCGGTTCACCTGCCGTGTTCTGGCTCGACAGCGAGCGGGCGCATCACGTCGAACTCATCGAAAAAGTCAACGCCTATCTCAAGGAGCACGATACCTCAGGCCTCGAGCTGCTCATCATGTCGCCTGTCGAAGCCATGCGTTTCTCGCTCGAACGCATCCGCCAGGGCAAGGATACCATTTCGGTCACCGGCAATGTGCTCAGGGACTACCTGACCGACCTGTTCCCGATCCTCGAGCTCGGCACGAGTGCCAAGATGCTCTCCATCGTCCCGCTCATGAACGGCGGAGGCCTGTTCGAAACAGGCGCCGGCGGTTCCGCGCCGAAGCATGTCCAGCAGTTCCTCAAGGAAGGCCATCTCAGGTGGGACTCGCTCGGCGAGATGCTCGCGCTGGGCGTTTCCCTGGAGCACCTTGCGTCCACGTTCGGCAACGAGAAGGCTCAGGTCATCGCCGAAGCCGTCGACCAGGCCGTCGGCCAGTACCTCGAAAACGGCAAGTCGCCGTCGCGCAAGGTCAACGAGCTCGACAACCGAGGCAGCCATTTCTATTTCGCTCTCTACTGGGCCCAGGCGCTCGCCGCGCAGGACAAGGACCAGGAACTCAAGGCGAAGTTCGCCGGCGTGGCCGAAGAGATGGCGAAGTACGAGCAGAAGATCGTCGACGAGCTGAACGCCGCGCAGGGCGACCCGAACGATGTCGGCGGCTACTTCATGCCCGACGACGCTATGGCCTCGAAGGCCATGCGCCCGAGCGCCACACTCAACGCGATTATCGACGGTTTGCTGTAA